One genomic segment of Fischerella sp. PCC 9605 includes these proteins:
- a CDS encoding recombinase family protein, whose amino-acid sequence MRVAIYCRVSTTDQSCERQERDLLEYTASAGFMVVGVWKETVSGSKNLHSERDKVIALAQSRKIDAILVTEMTRWGRSTIDLIETLQSLHSWGVSLIAQTGFQFDLNTSQGKLIAHLMASLAEFERDLMRERVRSGLAAAKARGQKIGRQPGQRVKADRLAPKVMQMVQLGYSYRQIASTLHLSKTTVNEIVKRHRNTTNN is encoded by the coding sequence ATGCGTGTTGCTATTTACTGTCGAGTGTCCACTACTGACCAATCCTGTGAGCGTCAAGAACGGGACTTGTTAGAATATACTGCGTCCGCAGGTTTTATGGTTGTTGGTGTTTGGAAGGAAACAGTTTCTGGAAGCAAAAACCTTCACAGCGAGCGCGACAAAGTAATCGCATTAGCCCAAAGTCGTAAGATTGATGCCATTTTAGTCACAGAGATGACTCGCTGGGGGCGCAGCACTATTGACTTAATTGAGACGTTGCAGTCACTTCACAGTTGGGGTGTTTCTTTGATTGCTCAAACTGGTTTTCAGTTTGATTTGAATACATCGCAAGGGAAATTAATTGCCCATTTAATGGCATCTTTAGCTGAATTTGAGCGTGACTTGATGCGAGAAAGGGTGCGTTCTGGGTTGGCTGCTGCTAAAGCACGGGGTCAGAAAATTGGCAGACAACCAGGACAGCGAGTCAAAGCTGACCGATTAGCTCCCAAGGTAATGCAAATGGTGCAACTTGGGTATTCTTATCGCCAAATTGCGAGTACGCTTCACCTCTCAAAAACCACTGTCAATGAAATTGTCAAACGACACCGCAACACTACGAACAATTAA
- a CDS encoding IS110 family transposase has protein sequence MNTNTTGTTYQLYVGVDISAATATVAWMKPGNKVTRPFTINQTPQGYTAFQKKIIEEGFTPASVLVVMEATGAYWICMATELVEAGFVVSVINPACAHHFAKALLKRAKTDAIDAQTLAQLARLLQPEPWTPPPLVYHELQQRLHQRETLLCLQRQXSNQLHALQHNPVTITAVRSRMEALVETLKQQLKEVDAEIQQALNQDQQWAASAVLLQSIKGIGWLTAAWVLVTTLNFTTCETAEAVTAYAGLAPTLYQSGSSVWHKPAIGHTGQIRLRTALYLATLSAAQSNPVIKSFYDRLRAAGKPMKVARCAAARKLLHIAWAVVKKRQPFDQNYALKPQTT, from the coding sequence ATGAACACAAATACTACAGGAACCACCTACCAACTATATGTGGGAGTGGACATTTCCGCCGCTACAGCTACCGTTGCTTGGATGAAGCCAGGTAACAAGGTCACACGTCCATTCACCATCAACCAGACACCCCAAGGATATACTGCTTTTCAAAAAAAGATTATTGAAGAGGGATTCACCCCTGCGTCTGTTTTGGTTGTAATGGAAGCCACTGGTGCTTACTGGATTTGCATGGCAACTGAGCTTGTGGAAGCTGGATTCGTTGTTAGTGTCATCAATCCAGCTTGCGCTCACCATTTTGCGAAAGCACTGCTCAAACGAGCCAAGACTGATGCCATTGATGCTCAAACTTTAGCTCAACTGGCAAGACTATTGCAACCAGAACCTTGGACACCACCACCTCTGGTTTATCATGAGCTTCAGCAGCGTCTGCACCAGCGAGAGACGCTGCTTTGTTTGCAACGGCAGGNTTCTAATCAACTTCATGCACTCCAACACAACCCAGTTACCATTACAGCAGTGCGATCGCGGATGGAAGCATTGGTCGAAACCCTCAAGCAACAGCTAAAAGAAGTAGACGCTGAGATTCAGCAAGCACTTAATCAAGACCAACAGTGGGCTGCTTCTGCTGTACTACTGCAAAGTATCAAGGGTATTGGTTGGCTCACTGCTGCCTGGGTGTTAGTGACAACCCTAAACTTTACCACTTGTGAAACAGCTGAGGCAGTGACAGCCTATGCTGGATTAGCACCTACACTTTATCAGTCCGGTTCTAGTGTTTGGCATAAACCAGCGATTGGACATACTGGTCAGATACGACTGCGAACCGCTCTCTATCTGGCAACCTTAAGCGCAGCTCAGAGTAATCCAGTCATTAAAAGCTTCTACGACCGATTAAGGGCTGCGGGCAAGCCTATGAAAGTGGCACGTTGTGCTGCTGCACGGAAACTATTGCACATTGCTTGGGCTGTTGTTAAAAAGAGGCAGCCGTTTGACCAAAACTACGCTTTGAAACCACAAACCACTTGA
- a CDS encoding DUF5996 family protein has protein sequence MTLGYGIFATFPPSLPLAAWQDTCATLHLWTQIVGKIRLALAPKLNHWWQSTLYVTPRGLTTSSIPYETRSFQINFDFLDHQLQIKTSDGITKKIPLVPCSVADFYQHLITTLSEIGIKVRIWTMPQEVAEPIPFDQDYKHAAYDPEYAQQFWRILLQVDRVMTVFRSRFIGKSSPVHLFWGSFDLAVTRFSGRRAPEHPGGVPNMADWVTREAYSHEVSSCGFWPGGGSVVEPIFYAYAYPAPEGFKDYPVQPKEAFYSSDMQEFILPYEAVRQAHDPDAVLLAFFQSTYEAAANLGHWERAALERTLAL, from the coding sequence TTGACACTTGGCTACGGTATCTTCGCTACTTTCCCCCCAAGTTTGCCGCTAGCAGCATGGCAGGATACATGTGCAACACTCCATTTGTGGACTCAAATCGTTGGTAAAATTCGGCTGGCGCTAGCTCCCAAACTCAACCACTGGTGGCAGTCTACCCTCTATGTGACGCCGCGTGGGCTGACAACTTCTTCAATACCTTACGAAACACGCAGCTTTCAGATTAACTTTGATTTTCTCGATCATCAATTACAGATCAAAACCAGCGACGGCATTACCAAAAAAATCCCACTTGTTCCTTGCTCCGTTGCAGATTTTTATCAGCACCTCATCACCACACTGAGTGAAATCGGTATCAAAGTTAGAATTTGGACGATGCCGCAGGAAGTAGCGGAGCCGATTCCCTTTGACCAGGATTATAAACATGCAGCTTACGATCCAGAATATGCACAGCAGTTCTGGCGTATTCTTTTACAAGTAGACCGAGTTATGACTGTGTTTCGTTCGCGGTTTATTGGTAAATCCAGTCCCGTACATCTCTTCTGGGGTAGCTTTGATCTGGCGGTGACTCGTTTCTCTGGACGTCGTGCCCCAGAACATCCAGGTGGAGTTCCGAATATGGCAGATTGGGTGACACGAGAAGCATATTCGCACGAGGTAAGCAGTTGTGGCTTTTGGCCGGGTGGTGGATCGGTAGTGGAGCCTATATTTTACGCTTATGCCTACCCTGCACCCGAAGGGTTCAAAGATTACCCTGTTCAGCCAAAGGAAGCATTCTATAGCTCAGACATGCAAGAGTTTATCCTACCCTATGAAGCAGTGAGACAGGCGCACGATCCGGATGCGGTGCTCCTTGCTTTTTTTCAAAGCACCTACGAAGCAGCTGCAAATTTAGGACATTGGGAACGAGCAGCACTGGAACGCACTTTAGCTCTATGA
- a CDS encoding YybH family protein has product MSANSPEEICRLFQKYMAEGDIDSVLSVYDPEAVFLNQSGEVQKGEEGLRQELAPFAAVKAIFDFKISRSSSLATSR; this is encoded by the coding sequence ATGTCAGCAAACAGTCCTGAAGAAATCTGCCGCCTTTTCCAAAAGTATATGGCCGAAGGCGATATTGACTCAGTACTTAGCGTCTACGACCCGGAAGCGGTCTTTCTGAATCAGTCAGGCGAAGTACAGAAGGGCGAGGAAGGACTGAGACAGGAGTTGGCTCCTTTTGCGGCTGTGAAGGCTATCTTTGATTTCAAAATCAGCAGGTCATCGAGTCTGGCGACATCGCGCTGA
- a CDS encoding SgcJ/EcaC family oxidoreductase yields MNSQTTQNQTTCAADEATIRAFPQQLIDAWNQGSGEAFAAPFTENADFVAFEGTHLQGRQEIASFHQQLFDTSLKGTRLKGEVKFVHLLDPQLAVMHAVARVTLPSQLEPSESRDSMQLFVVTKRDGDWRIEAVLNARRLTLERQLFLDDFDSLPAQGKRQVSDLVASLKQRHLAEKEPASR; encoded by the coding sequence ATGAATTCACAAACAACTCAAAATCAAACCACCTGTGCTGCTGACGAAGCCACCATCCGTGCTTTCCCTCAGCAGCTGATTGATGCTTGGAATCAGGGCAGCGGTGAAGCCTTCGCCGCCCCTTTCACTGAGAATGCTGATTTCGTCGCGTTCGAGGGAACGCATCTTCAGGGGCGCCAGGAGATTGCCTCGTTCCATCAGCAACTGTTCGACACCTCCTTGAAAGGAACACGCCTTAAGGGCGAGGTGAAGTTCGTACATTTGCTAGACCCTCAACTGGCTGTAATGCACGCAGTCGCTAGAGTGACGCTGCCTAGTCAATTGGAGCCTTCAGAGTCGCGAGACTCGATGCAGCTATTCGTCGTGACCAAACGCGATGGAGATTGGCGCATCGAAGCAGTACTCAATGCCCGGAGGTTGACGCTAGAACGGCAACTCTTCTTAGACGACTTTGACTCGCTGCCCGCACAGGGTAAACGGCAGGTGAGCGATCTCGTTGCATCTCTCAAGCAGCGTCATCTAGCAGAGAAAGAACCAGCATCCAGGTAA
- the psbA gene encoding photosystem II q(b) protein, protein MTTILRRSESGSLWERFCEWITSTNNRLYIGWFGVLMIPTLLTATICFIIAFIAAPPVDIDGIREPVSGSLLYGNNIITGAIVPTSNAIGLHFYPIWEAASLDEWLYNGGPYELIVFHFLIGIFCWMGRQWELSYRLGMRPWICVAYSAPVAAATSVFLIYPIGQGSFSDGMPLGISGTFNFMLVFQAEHNILMHPFHQLGVAGVFGGALFCAMHGSLVTSSLVRETTENESQNYGYKFGQEHETYNIVAAHGYFGRLIWQYASFNNSRSLHFFLAAWPVVCIWLTALGISTMAFNLNGFNFNQSILDSHGRVVNTWADVLNRANLGIEVMHERNAHNFPLDLAAGETVPVAMNAPVMNG, encoded by the coding sequence ATGACCACAATTTTAAGAAGAAGCGAAAGCGGTAGCCTGTGGGAACGGTTTTGTGAATGGATTACCAGCACCAATAACAGACTTTATATCGGCTGGTTCGGTGTTTTAATGATTCCAACGCTGTTGACTGCAACCATCTGTTTCATTATTGCCTTTATTGCAGCACCACCAGTTGATATCGATGGTATTCGCGAACCAGTATCTGGTTCTTTGTTATACGGTAACAACATCATTACTGGTGCAATTGTACCCACATCCAATGCAATTGGCTTGCACTTTTACCCGATTTGGGAAGCTGCTTCCCTCGATGAATGGCTTTACAACGGTGGGCCTTATGAGCTAATTGTTTTCCATTTCCTCATCGGCATTTTCTGCTGGATGGGACGGCAATGGGAACTGAGCTACCGCTTGGGTATGCGTCCTTGGATCTGCGTTGCTTACTCTGCTCCTGTAGCTGCTGCTACCTCCGTATTTTTAATTTATCCAATTGGGCAAGGCAGTTTCTCTGACGGAATGCCTTTGGGCATTAGCGGTACGTTCAACTTCATGTTAGTGTTCCAAGCGGAGCATAACATTCTCATGCACCCCTTCCATCAACTCGGTGTAGCCGGTGTGTTTGGTGGTGCGCTGTTCTGTGCGATGCATGGTTCTTTGGTGACTTCCTCCCTGGTGCGGGAAACCACTGAGAACGAATCCCAAAACTACGGATACAAATTTGGCCAAGAACACGAAACCTACAATATCGTGGCTGCTCACGGTTACTTTGGCCGGTTAATCTGGCAATATGCCAGCTTTAACAATTCTCGTTCCTTACACTTCTTCTTGGCAGCTTGGCCTGTAGTTTGTATCTGGCTAACGGCGTTGGGCATCAGCACAATGGCGTTCAACTTGAACGGGTTCAACTTTAACCAATCAATTCTTGATTCCCACGGTCGTGTAGTCAATACCTGGGCAGATGTGCTGAACCGCGCCAACCTGGGTATAGAAGTGATGCACGAACGTAATGCTCACAACTTCCCGTTAGATTTGGCTGCTGGTGAAACTGTACCTGTGGCGATGAACGCTCCTGTAATGAATGGATAA
- a CDS encoding malic enzyme-like NAD(P)-binding protein, which produces MTDLTPNSSFSLTLRLEIPNRIGMLASVTKAIATSGGNFGQIDLIEQTRAVSIRDITVDAASTEHAETIVQAVKALPDIKVLDVYDRTFNLHRGGKISIISRISLKSVSDLAMAYTPGVGRVCNAIAQNPEEVYNLTIKQNTVAIVTDGSAVLGLGNLGPEAALPVMEGKAMLFKEFAGIDAFPICLATQDTDEIVRTVKNIAPVFGGVNLEDIAAPRCFEIEQKLRRELDIPVFHDDQHGTAIVTLAALFNSLKLVHKSMEEIRIVINGAGAAGIAIARLLHKAGAEKIWMCDSKGILSTSRTDLTEEKREFAVKAQGTLAGAMQGADVFIGVSVPGVLTPEMVRSMAKDPIVFAMANPIPEIQPELVNKEVAVMATGRSDYPNQINNVLAFPGVFRGALDCRAETITTSMYLEAASAIASLVKPSDLDREHIIPSVFDERVATTVAAAVQRAARQDGIARS; this is translated from the coding sequence ATGACAGACCTAACCCCTAACTCTAGTTTTAGTTTGACACTCCGCCTTGAGATTCCCAACCGTATTGGGATGTTAGCTAGCGTTACTAAGGCGATCGCCACTAGTGGTGGTAATTTTGGTCAGATTGATTTAATCGAGCAAACCAGAGCTGTTTCCATTCGCGATATTACCGTTGATGCCGCAAGTACCGAACACGCGGAAACAATTGTACAAGCAGTAAAGGCTTTACCAGACATTAAAGTTCTGGATGTTTATGACCGCACTTTTAATCTGCATCGTGGCGGTAAAATCAGCATCATCAGCAGAATTAGCCTCAAAAGCGTGTCTGACTTAGCAATGGCATACACGCCTGGAGTTGGACGTGTTTGTAATGCGATCGCTCAAAACCCAGAAGAAGTTTACAACTTAACTATTAAACAAAATACGGTTGCAATTGTGACTGATGGCAGTGCAGTTTTGGGATTGGGAAATCTAGGCCCAGAGGCTGCCCTACCAGTCATGGAAGGTAAAGCCATGCTTTTTAAAGAATTTGCTGGTATCGATGCTTTCCCTATCTGTCTTGCAACCCAAGATACAGATGAAATTGTCCGTACTGTAAAAAATATTGCCCCTGTATTTGGAGGCGTGAATTTAGAAGATATTGCTGCCCCTCGCTGCTTTGAGATCGAACAAAAACTGCGACGGGAGTTAGATATTCCTGTTTTTCATGACGATCAGCATGGCACAGCGATTGTTACCTTAGCAGCGCTGTTTAACTCACTGAAATTGGTACATAAGTCAATGGAGGAAATCCGCATCGTTATTAATGGTGCTGGGGCGGCTGGAATTGCGATCGCTCGTTTACTGCACAAAGCTGGGGCAGAAAAAATTTGGATGTGTGACTCTAAAGGAATTCTCTCTACTAGTCGCACCGATTTAACAGAAGAAAAACGCGAATTTGCTGTCAAAGCCCAGGGTACTCTTGCAGGTGCAATGCAAGGGGCTGATGTATTTATCGGTGTGAGCGTACCAGGAGTATTAACACCGGAAATGGTGCGTTCAATGGCGAAAGATCCAATTGTGTTTGCAATGGCAAATCCAATTCCTGAAATTCAGCCAGAATTAGTTAACAAAGAAGTTGCCGTCATGGCCACCGGTAGAAGTGACTACCCAAATCAAATTAATAACGTTCTAGCTTTTCCTGGAGTGTTTCGCGGTGCGTTAGATTGTCGCGCAGAGACGATTACCACCTCAATGTATTTAGAAGCAGCAAGTGCGATCGCTTCTTTAGTCAAACCATCAGATTTAGACAGGGAACACATCATTCCTTCTGTATTTGATGAGCGAGTCGCCACTACTGTTGCTGCTGCTGTGCAACGGGCAGCACGCCAAGATGGAATTGCTCGTAGTTAA
- a CDS encoding hemolysin family protein, which yields MSPTVEILIIFLLILANSVFVMSELAIVSARKVRLQQLAERGDQKARVALELASSPNKFLATVQIGITLLGILSGAFAESTIVRRLEPILGLLPWLTPYADAIATVISVLILTYFTLIIGELVPKRVALNHPEPIASIVAIPMRMLATIGSPIVYLLSISTDAVLRILGIRPSTEPQVTEEEIRVLIEQGTEEGTFEEAEQDMVERVFRLGDRPVSSFMTPRPDIVWLDLEDSLAENRQKVIESGYSRYPVCQGGLDNVLGVIPVTDLLARSLCGEELDLTVGLKQPVFVPESTRGLKVLELFKQTVTHMALVVDEYGVIQGLVTLNDVMIEIVGDVPTADELENPQAVQREDGSWLLDGMLSVEEFFELFDLEEYLRDHQGNYQTLGGFVITHLGRIPAAADHFEWQGMRFEVMDMDGNRVDKVLVVPKQKQSTEGKREN from the coding sequence ATGTCACCAACTGTCGAAATTTTAATTATTTTCCTACTAATCCTTGCCAACAGCGTGTTTGTCATGTCAGAGTTGGCTATTGTCTCTGCACGAAAGGTACGTCTGCAACAGCTTGCCGAACGGGGAGATCAAAAGGCTCGTGTTGCCTTAGAATTGGCTTCTTCTCCGAACAAATTTTTAGCTACTGTTCAGATAGGGATAACTCTCCTTGGTATTTTGTCCGGTGCTTTTGCTGAATCGACCATAGTTAGGAGACTAGAGCCTATTTTGGGTCTACTCCCCTGGTTAACGCCTTATGCTGATGCGATCGCCACCGTGATTTCAGTATTAATTCTTACTTATTTTACCTTGATTATTGGTGAATTGGTTCCTAAGCGAGTGGCATTAAATCACCCAGAACCTATTGCTTCTATTGTTGCTATCCCTATGCGAATGTTGGCAACAATTGGTTCCCCTATAGTTTATTTACTAAGTATTTCTACTGATGCAGTATTGCGAATTTTGGGCATTAGACCATCCACTGAGCCACAAGTAACAGAGGAAGAAATTCGAGTTTTAATCGAGCAAGGCACAGAAGAGGGAACCTTTGAGGAAGCAGAACAAGATATGGTGGAGCGAGTGTTTCGTTTAGGCGATCGCCCTGTAAGTTCTTTTATGACACCGCGTCCGGATATTGTTTGGTTAGACTTGGAGGACTCCCTAGCAGAAAATCGCCAGAAGGTGATTGAGAGTGGCTATTCTCGGTATCCGGTTTGTCAGGGGGGGCTAGATAATGTTCTCGGTGTTATCCCTGTCACTGATTTATTAGCCCGAAGTTTGTGTGGCGAAGAGTTGGATTTGACAGTGGGATTGAAGCAGCCCGTGTTTGTGCCCGAAAGCACCCGTGGCTTGAAAGTTTTGGAGTTGTTCAAGCAAACCGTCACTCACATGGCGCTGGTAGTGGATGAATACGGTGTAATTCAAGGATTAGTGACTCTCAATGACGTCATGATTGAAATTGTCGGTGATGTTCCTACTGCCGATGAATTGGAAAATCCCCAAGCCGTGCAACGAGAGGATGGTTCTTGGTTATTGGATGGCATGTTATCTGTAGAAGAATTTTTTGAGCTTTTCGACCTCGAAGAATATCTACGAGACCATCAAGGTAACTATCAAACATTGGGTGGTTTTGTCATTACTCATCTCGGTCGCATTCCCGCAGCAGCAGATCATTTTGAATGGCAGGGTATGCGCTTTGAAGTGATGGATATGGATGGCAACCGCGTTGATAAAGTGCTGGTAGTACCAAAACAGAAGCAATCAACGGAAGGGAAAAGAGAAAATTAG
- the mfd gene encoding transcription-repair coupling factor: protein MAFSSIVRALGRSPLTSELLSKLNRQQDLRLNGIPRLPKGLVTSALAQTEGQNLFVVCATLEEAGRWTAQLEAMGWQTVHFYPTSEASPYEPFDPETEMTWGQMQVLADLVKSQESIVNSPKITNLAIVATHASLQPHLPPPEAFQPFCLTLKRGMEFDLDSFSEKIASLGYERVPLVETEGQWSRRGDIVDVFPVSSELPVRLEWFGDEIEQIREFDPATQRSALDKIEQLILTPTSFAPVVMAALSGESLETVKTYLCATEQEQIDAGTSLEGSRRFLGLGFTQPASLLDYLPENTLVAIDEPEQCHAHSDRWVENAEEQWLTLGSRGADEQEDRNIEEALIALPKVHRWFDDCLSAAQAFKKLYLSELAEENQGINLASRSVPATPHSFAKTAETLRQERDRNFSIWLISAQPSRSVSLLQEHDCPAQFIPNPRDYQAIDKLQINHVPVALKYSGLAELEGFILPTFRIVIVTDREFYGQHSLATFGYVRKRRKAGSKQVDPNKLRPGDYVVHRNHGVGKFLRLESLTLNNETRDYLVVQYADGLLRVAADQVNALSRFRTTTEKPPELNKMTGKAWENTKNKVRKAIKKLAVDLLKLYAARSQQKGFAFPADMPWQQELEDSFPYQPTTDQLKAVQDVKRDMESDRPMDRLVCGDVGFGKTEVAIRAIFKAVTAGKQVALLAPTTILTQQHYHTLKERFAPYPVNVGLLNRFRSPQERREIQKRLATGELDVVVGTHQLLGKEVNFKELGLLVVDEEQRFGVNQKEKIKTLKTQIDVLTLSATPIPRTLYMSLSGIREMSLITTPPPSRRPIKTHLAPTNPETVRSAIRQELDRGGQVFYVVPRVEGIEETASELREMIGGARIAIAHGQMEEGELEATMLSFSNAEADILVCTTIIESGLDIPRVNTILIEDAHRFGLAQLYQLRGRVGRAGIQAHAWLFYPKQRSLSDAARQRLRAIQEFTQLGSGYQLAMRDMEIRGVGNLLGAEQSGQMDAIGFDLYMEMLEESIREIRGQEIPKVDDTQIDLNLTAFIPADYIPDIEQKMSAYRAVAAAKSKEELQQIAAEWNDRYGAIPKPANQLLRVMELKQLAKKLGFSRIKPEAKQHVVLETPMEEPAWNLLAGNLPENLKSRFVYSPGKVTVRGLAVLKADQQLQNLIDAFEKMQGAVVEAAVV from the coding sequence ATGGCATTTTCTTCCATTGTGCGCGCCCTAGGGCGATCGCCACTTACCAGTGAACTTCTCTCCAAGCTAAATCGGCAACAAGATTTACGTTTGAATGGTATTCCCAGGCTACCAAAAGGCTTGGTCACTTCAGCTTTGGCTCAAACTGAGGGACAGAATTTGTTTGTGGTCTGTGCCACTCTGGAAGAAGCCGGACGCTGGACAGCGCAGTTGGAAGCGATGGGGTGGCAAACCGTGCATTTTTACCCAACCTCTGAGGCGTCCCCTTACGAACCTTTTGATCCCGAAACTGAAATGACTTGGGGGCAAATGCAAGTCTTGGCGGACTTAGTCAAGAGTCAAGAGTCAATAGTCAATAGTCCAAAAATTACTAATTTGGCTATTGTCGCTACTCACGCATCGCTACAACCTCACCTGCCACCACCAGAAGCTTTTCAGCCATTCTGTCTTACCCTCAAACGGGGTATGGAATTTGATTTGGATAGCTTTAGTGAAAAAATAGCTAGTCTGGGGTATGAACGAGTTCCACTGGTAGAAACAGAAGGACAGTGGAGTCGGCGCGGTGATATAGTTGACGTGTTTCCGGTGTCTTCGGAGTTGCCAGTCCGTTTGGAATGGTTCGGTGACGAAATTGAGCAAATTCGAGAATTTGATCCAGCAACTCAACGTTCTGCTTTAGATAAAATTGAGCAGCTAATTCTCACTCCCACTAGCTTTGCTCCCGTGGTGATGGCAGCGTTGAGTGGGGAGAGTTTAGAAACCGTCAAAACTTACCTTTGCGCCACCGAACAAGAACAGATTGATGCAGGTACATCTTTAGAGGGTAGCCGCCGCTTTTTGGGTTTAGGTTTCACGCAACCAGCTTCCTTATTAGATTATTTACCAGAAAATACTCTGGTTGCTATTGACGAGCCAGAACAGTGTCACGCTCACAGCGATCGCTGGGTGGAAAATGCCGAGGAACAGTGGCTAACTCTGGGGAGTAGGGGAGCAGATGAGCAGGAAGACCGCAACATAGAAGAAGCTTTGATTGCATTACCCAAAGTTCATCGTTGGTTTGATGATTGTCTGAGTGCTGCACAGGCATTTAAAAAACTATATTTATCAGAACTAGCTGAGGAAAATCAAGGTATCAATCTTGCCAGTCGATCTGTACCAGCAACACCGCACTCCTTTGCTAAAACCGCAGAAACACTACGACAGGAGCGCGATCGCAATTTCTCGATTTGGTTAATTTCGGCACAACCGAGCCGTTCTGTGTCTCTGTTGCAAGAACACGACTGTCCAGCCCAGTTTATCCCCAACCCCCGCGACTATCAAGCGATTGATAAGCTACAAATTAATCACGTACCAGTCGCCCTAAAATATTCCGGTCTGGCTGAATTAGAAGGTTTCATTTTACCTACTTTCCGGATCGTTATTGTCACTGACCGCGAATTTTACGGGCAGCATAGCCTAGCAACTTTTGGCTATGTCCGCAAGCGTCGCAAAGCTGGTTCTAAACAAGTAGATCCCAACAAACTGCGTCCCGGCGATTATGTGGTGCACAGAAACCACGGGGTCGGTAAATTCCTCAGACTCGAAAGTCTCACACTTAACAACGAAACTCGCGATTATTTGGTGGTGCAATACGCCGATGGTTTATTGCGGGTAGCAGCCGATCAAGTCAACGCTTTGTCGCGGTTTCGTACGACGACCGAGAAGCCACCAGAACTAAATAAAATGACTGGTAAGGCTTGGGAAAATACCAAGAACAAAGTCCGCAAAGCAATTAAGAAACTGGCGGTGGACTTGCTTAAGTTATACGCAGCGCGATCGCAACAAAAGGGTTTTGCCTTTCCGGCAGATATGCCTTGGCAGCAAGAACTGGAGGACTCGTTCCCTTACCAACCCACAACCGATCAGCTCAAAGCTGTGCAAGATGTCAAACGGGACATGGAAAGCGATCGCCCGATGGATCGCTTAGTGTGTGGCGATGTCGGTTTTGGTAAAACTGAAGTAGCTATTCGCGCGATATTTAAAGCTGTCACCGCCGGTAAACAGGTGGCACTCCTTGCACCTACTACAATTTTAACGCAACAACACTACCACACCCTTAAAGAACGCTTTGCGCCCTACCCCGTTAATGTTGGGTTACTCAACCGCTTCCGCAGTCCCCAAGAACGCCGTGAAATTCAAAAACGATTGGCAACGGGTGAGTTGGATGTAGTTGTGGGTACGCACCAACTTTTGGGCAAAGAGGTTAATTTCAAAGAATTGGGACTGTTGGTGGTGGATGAAGAACAGCGGTTTGGGGTGAACCAGAAAGAGAAAATTAAAACCCTGAAAACTCAAATTGATGTGCTTACCCTCTCGGCTACACCCATTCCCCGCACCTTGTATATGTCTTTGTCGGGTATCCGGGAAATGAGTTTGATTACTACACCGCCACCATCCCGGCGTCCGATTAAAACTCACCTCGCACCGACGAACCCGGAAACAGTTCGCAGCGCTATTCGCCAAGAACTCGACAGAGGCGGACAGGTGTTTTATGTAGTGCCGCGTGTGGAGGGTATTGAAGAAACAGCCAGCGAATTGCGGGAGATGATCGGGGGTGCGAGAATTGCGATCGCTCACGGACAAATGGAAGAAGGTGAGTTAGAAGCAACCATGCTTTCTTTCAGTAATGCCGAAGCAGATATCTTAGTTTGTACCACGATTATTGAATCTGGTTTAGATATCCCGCGCGTCAACACAATTTTGATTGAAGATGCCCACCGCTTCGGCTTAGCGCAGTTATACCAGCTGCGGGGACGTGTGGGACGTGCGGGAATTCAAGCTCACGCTTGGCTATTTTACCCCAAACAACGATCGTTATCCGATGCCGCCCGGCAACGCTTGCGAGCAATACAGGAATTTACCCAATTGGGTTCCGGGTATCAATTAGCAATGCGCGATATGGAAATTCGCGGAGTTGGTAACTTGCTGGGTGCAGAACAATCCGGTCAAATGGATGCAATCGGCTTCGATTTATACATGGAAATGCTAGAAGAGTCGATTCGGGAAATCCGAGGACAAGAAATACCCAAAGTTGACGATACTCAAATTGATCTCAATCTCACAGCATTTATTCCCGCAGATTACATCCCCGATATTGAACAAAAGATGAGTGCTTACCGTGCGGTTGCTGCTGCCAAATCTAAAGAAGAATTACAACAAATTGCCGCTGAGTGGAACGATCGTTACGGTGCAATTCCCAAACCTGCAAATCAACTATTGCGGGTAATGGAATTGAAACAACTGGCGAAAAAGCTAGGCTTTAGCCGCATTAAACCAGAAGCCAAACAGCACGTTGTTTTAGAAACGCCAATGGAAGAACCCGCTTGGAACTTGTTAGCGGGAAATCTACCAGAAAATCTCAAATCTCGCTTTGTTTACTCACCAGGGAAAGTGACAGTGCGCGGTTTGGCAGTACTCAAAGCAGATCAGCAGTTGCAAAACCTGATTGATGCATTTGAAAAAATGCAAGGCGCGGTTGTAGAAGCGGCGGTTGTTTAA